One part of the Anopheles merus strain MAF chromosome 3L, AmerM5.1, whole genome shotgun sequence genome encodes these proteins:
- the LOC121598430 gene encoding E3 ubiquitin-protein ligase RMND5A, with protein sequence MDSCAAVEKEVEKVINKFSAINDHSQRIIGDVISLIEKLRSSIAEGNPDSKVTAGQVDVLNEALSKTKDKLHRLTTEHRDLHGTVSKVGKAIDRNFVADFTATSRTDVFQTERNVMLLNKIMAQHFYRQGMDDVADALIKESGLPAEDIMPEPYAELHRIWEAIHTGNLAPALDWAARYSAELDARNSTLEFKLHRLAFMQILNGGVQAQTDAIAYARSNFAKFVRRFEKDIQILMGTLIYLQIGIHNSPYKYLTAPEMWIETADVFLKDACQLLGINKDSPLSVIVNAGCTALPALLNLKQVMMSRQVTGIWNGRDELPIEIELEPDNRFHSIFACPILRQQSSEDNPPMKLLCGHVISRDALNKLSNGPIMNNTFRLKCPYCPMEQCPSDAKLIYF encoded by the exons ATGGATTCCTGTGCTGCCGTCGAGAAGGAGGTGGAGAAGGTGATCAACAAATTTTCCGCTATTAACGATCACTCCCAGCGCATCATCGGCGATGTGATTTCGCTGATCGAGAAGCTTCGTTCGTCCATCGCGGAAG GTAACCCAGACAGCAAAGTTACGGCCGGCCAGGTGGACGTGCTGAACGAGGCGCTCAGCAAGACGAAGGACAAGCTGCACCGTCTCACGACCGAGCACCGCGACCTGCACGGTACGGTCAGCAAGGTGGGCAAGGCGATCGACCGCAACTTTGTCGCCGACTTTACGGCCACCTCGCGCACGGACGTGTTCCAGACGGAGCGCAACGTGATGCTGCTGAACAAAATCATGGCCCAGCACTTCTACCGCCAGGGCATGGACGACGTGGCGGACGCACTGATCAAGGAGTCGGGCCTGCCGGCGGAGGACATCATGCCGGAGCCGTACGCCGAGCTGCACCGCATCTGGGAGGCGATTCACACCGGCAATCTGGCCCCCGCCCTCGACTGGGCCGCCCGCTACTCGGCCGAGCTGGATGCGCGCAACAGCACGCTCGAGTTCAAGCTGCACCGGCTGGCGTTCATGCAGATACTGAACGGCGGGGTGCAGGCGCAAACGGATGCGATCGCGTACGCCCGCTCCAACTTTGCCAAGTTTGTGCGGCGCTTCGAGAAGGACATCCAGATCCTGATGGGGACGCTGATCTACCTGCAGATCGGCATACACAACTCGCCGTACAAGTACCTCACCGCGCCGGAGATGTGGATCGAGACGGCGGACGTGTTCCTCAAGGATGCCTGCCAGCTGCTGGGCATCAACAAGGATTCGCCCCTGTCCGTGATCGTGAACGCGGGCTGTACCGCGCTGCCCGCGCTGCTCAATCTCAAGCAGGTGATGATGTCGCGCCAGGTGACGGGCATCTGGAACGGTCGCGATGAGCTGCCT ATCGAAATTGAGCTAGAGCCGGACAATCGGTTTCACTCCATCTTCGCTTGTCCCATTCTGCGACAGCAGAGCTCGGAAGACAACCCGCCGATGAAGCTGCTGTGCGGTCACGTCATATCCCGCGATGCGCTTAACAAACTTAGCAATGGACCGAT CATGAACAATACTTTCAGATTAAAGTGTCCCTACTGCCCCATGGAGCAGTGCCCATCGGATGCCAAGCTGATCTACTTCTGA